The window taaattatttaaaaaataaaaaaattaaattcttttattatatctactaaaatctttattaaatatgtttttaaaataaattattaataaaattattacttattattttatattcatataacATCCGTATATAAtgtgaaagatgaaaaatatcatattattatattattatattaaattattatttatgacatgtgacataaaaataattaattaattattaattataaaaatttattttatttaaaataaaattttaattaaatataataaaataataaaaaattttaaacatttttttaatgttatattgaaaaatatggcTGTTATTaaagatttagttattatgggttaagttgaaaaatttaGTTGTCAGCGTCACAATGAACAAGTTGTTACGTGTCAGCCCTTTCGTAAGTCACAAGCCCAGTTGATAACTGTAAGGAAGGAAGGAAAACGAAGTAAGAGAGCGAAGCCGAATGGAGCAACCGCCATCATCACCGGGAACAAACCCAGTTGACCTGAGGAACTGCGTAGAAGAGCTTGTGAAGTTCACTCTCCACTCTCAGATGAACGGAACTCTAGAATGGGATATTGGGCTCTCACAAGAATTCTGCTCTTCTCTCCTCGATCACCACTCAGCCGACCCCATCTCCACTATTGCCagtaagaaatgaaaaaaacccaacaaataatcttctttttttttttctgtggAACTAAATATGTAATTGATAGTCCCCATTTGTATTCTATTTGCTGtccagttttttttttctttatttttttcaattacaGTATCTACTTCATTTGGTTAGAGGTGGGATTCATTTCTTTGTACTTATGGAGCAGATTCTCCAGGAGTCTCTCAAAATCCTTTATACATCCAGTTAGCATCGGCCTTATATGAAATCATAACTTTTGGTTCACTTCAAGCGTCATCTAAGTGTAACAAGTTGGCATCTTCTTATGAAGGCAGTGGCTTGAAGCAGAAAGAAGAGTGGATTGACTTAGTTCACAAAAAGGGATCTGAATTAGCTGAAGTTTGTACATCTGATGATGATGGCTTTACCTTTTCCAGTTATATCCATAGTTAATGTGCATAGCTAATCATTGCATTTCATCAGATTTTGAAGAACATCAATTTTGAACTACATGTTCAGGAGCCTTTCTTCACTCAACTAAAGGGTATTATTCTGTTCCACAAATATTTATGCTAATGATTATGCTCTTCCGTTTCTTTGGTTTTTATATCAGCATTTATTccattctttatttctttacaTTAGTTGTTTCTCCTTTTTAATAGGTAAGTTGGGGCAGGGGCATTTGAACTTGGGACCTGCATTTTGGAGCTAAAGTGCAGCTACAGTTTCAATATTTGCTCTTTTCTATTACTCCTTTAGAAGAAGTGACACcttgcattctagacattttCCAAGTGTATACTATTCAAGTGAAGACATTTTTCCTATTAATTTGGTATTGTTTGTAGATGGCCTGAAAACAATGGAAGGAAGGTGCGCTGTTGGTGACTATAATAGGTAGGCCTCACCTTAATGCGCTTATATGAATCTGTGTTTGCTTCATTTCTTTCCCTACTTTGCAGTTTTTGCCCTTTATGATTCATTTTAATGTATGCCCTTGTTTAGATTTTTCTTGTGTAACAATAAACTCACTACACGGATACCATTATCTAACAAGTCCTATGAAATctgacaaaagaaaaaggaaaaagaggtggaaacataaattttttaatcaatgTTGTCATCATTAATATTGCATAAtgttttctatttcatttggTGGGATGGGGGTCAATGGCTTAAGCATTTTCAGAAGGAACTCAACCGGCCTTatcttgaaaaaccaaaagaaagatTATCCTATTAACCGATgctataattttaatttgagaatcaccttttatcagCCTCAATAGAAATATGGTGTATTATTCAAAGTGGATAGGGAAGATAGATATTTACATCAAGAATAGTAAGACAttatcttcaaaaaaaaaaaaaaagaaagacattGGAGGATAGGTACTGGTGatattgcttttatttttttctggTTATGCTTGCCACTGAACTTATAATGGATTTATATTGAATAGTTGAGTATATTTTATAAgcttttctttatattttctgcttattGCGTTGACTTCAGAATTGCATCTGGGGCTTTGATCCTTTTCAACAAATGCTTGGTACTTGAAGTTCAGGTAGCAGGTGTTTTTCAAGTTATCcatgcttcttctttttttttaatcttttattctGTTAGTTTCTTCTAATACATTTGATTGGCAGGATGTTCACCGTTATGCTTCATTCTTTGAGATGTTGGAAGCAGAGAGTCTTGCAAAGGTCCTTCCAGGAGTTGAAACAATAGATGAAGGTAATGAAGggttaaataaattatgattttttccATAAGGGTTAAAACTACAAATAAGTTTGGTCCACAAGCACAATTAACAAATATTGTTCACTCCTAGAACaataaaaggaagaaaggaatATGTTGGTCCCTTAGTACTTAGTTATCTAAAAGTTGAAAGAGTAGTTAGCCTAGGTGTGTTTGGATATTTTAAACCATATCAAATAATCTCGATACCTTTAAATTACAAACCAAAATTATCTTGGGAAGATGATCTGAGATCATTGTATTAAGCAGATATGAGATCATTTCATAATGATAAATCCAGTTATGAgaagttaattttattaagcAGGAAAAAGTTGAAAGCAGATGAAGAAACAAGTAAAACAGAAAGTATCACGTTTGGACAagaatttaaatgtttaaaatttctGTTCTCTGAATTTAGCTCCAGTGAGCACTGTTAACAGTTTACAGAGCAGTTTTTGTGGAAATGGCGGACACAACCTAACACCAGTTGTTCTATACATTGTAGTCTGAGCCCCGTCATATGTGAGTTTCAAACTTTACTTGGAATTAATGACAATACCTTATAATTGTAATTACATGCTAcaattttttcctttacatttatattcttttaatgaggaaattttgaactttttaaaGTGAATTCTTCATCATATTCGGCATCACgcaaatttatgaaatattgCTCTTTCAGGCATTCAAGTTTACAGGAAGTTTTACTcggaagagaaagaaatgtcCAATGGTGTACTTGCAATTTGTGTTGCAAAAGTGGCTGCTCAACCCTACCTTTCAT is drawn from Theobroma cacao cultivar B97-61/B2 chromosome 4, Criollo_cocoa_genome_V2, whole genome shotgun sequence and contains these coding sequences:
- the LOC18602432 gene encoding uncharacterized protein LOC18602432, with translation MEQPPSSPGTNPVDLRNCVEELVKFTLHSQMNGTLEWDIGLSQEFCSSLLDHHSADPISTIANSPGVSQNPLYIQLASALYEIITFGSLQASSKCNKLASSYEGSGLKQKEEWIDLVHKKGSELAEILKNINFELHVQEPFFTQLKDGLKTMEGRCAVGDYNRIASGALILFNKCLVLEVQDVHRYASFFEMLEAESLAKVLPGVETIDEGIQVYRKFYSEEKEMSNGVLAICVAKVAAQPYLSLARILSGLSYEGVHSLINEEHLLGSIP